From a single Apium graveolens cultivar Ventura chromosome 2, ASM990537v1, whole genome shotgun sequence genomic region:
- the LOC141705975 gene encoding wound-induced basic protein: protein MEIRVCEISKAKMIYDVNSPLFRSFLSQKGGSSDKRSEEQKPKEHRPKANENKPVMSE, encoded by the exons ATGGAAATTAGGGTTTGTGAAATTAGTAAAGCTAAGATGATCTACGACGTGAATTCTCCTCTCTTTCGATCCTTCCTTAGCCAGAAAGGAGGCTCTTCTGACAAAAG AAGTGAGGAGCAGAAGCCAAAGGAGCATCGCCCAAAAGCAAATGAAAATAAGCCCGTGATGTCAGAATAA